The following proteins are co-located in the Onychomys torridus chromosome 6, mOncTor1.1, whole genome shotgun sequence genome:
- the Ostc gene encoding oligosaccharyltransferase complex subunit OSTC — MRESWGGRACFRAAREAGGRNAGSAAADMETLYRVPFLVLECPNLKLKKPPWVHMPSAMTVYALVVVSYFLITGGIIYDVIVEPPSVGSMTDEHGHQRPVAFLAYRVNGQYIMEGLASSFLFTMGGLGFIILDRSNAPNIPKLNRFLLLFIGFVCVLLSFFMARVFMRMKLPGYLMG, encoded by the exons ATGCGCGAGAGCTGGGGAGGGCGGGCGTGTTTCCGGGCGGCGCGGGAGGCTGGAGGTCGGAACGCTGGCTCTGCTGCCGCCGACATGGAGACGCTGTACCGAGTCCCATTCTTAGTGCTCGAATGCCCCAATCTGAAGCTGAAGAAGCCGCCCTGGGTGCACATGCCGTCGGCCATGACGGTGTACGCCCTGGTGGTGGTGTCTTACTTCCTCATTACCGGAG GAATAATCTATGATGTTATTGTTGAACCTCCAAGTGTTGGCTCAATGACTGATGAACATGGACATCAAAGGCCAGTGGCTTTCTTGGCTTACAG AGTAAATGGACAGTATATCATGGAAGGACTTGCGTCTAGCTTCCTGTTTACAATGGGAGGTTTAGGTTTCATAATCCTGGACCGATCCAATGCACCAAATATCCCCAAACTCAATAGGTTTCTTCTTCTCTTCATTGGCTTTGTCTGTGTCCTGCTGAGTTTCTTCATGGCTAGAGTGTTCATGAGAATGAAATTGCC GGGCTACCTGATGGGCTAG